GGCCTGCATTTGACGCTCGAGAGGCTCGATAAATATGTCGTGGTGCCGATCGACGATCTGCGGGAATCGCGAACCTTCGGCAATGACGAACCTCATCAGCTCCCGCAATTTGCGATCCCTGATTATGAGATCGTAGATGAGTTCGATATTTCCCTGAAGCCGCTCCGTGGCGGTCCCTTTCAGCTCATTTGCACTTGCCAAGAGATTTTCGAGAGGCTCGGAAATGTGCCGGATCATCGCTTCGAAAAGCTGTTCCTTCGTCTCGAAGTAAACATAGACGGTTCCCTTCGTAACTCCGACCCTGCTGGCGATATCCTCGACGCGCGTGGCGACATAGCCGCGCTCGACGAACTCTTCAAACGCGGCATCCAGGATCTGCACGGGGCGGCGGGCCTTTTGCTCCGCGCGCGTCAGCTTTTTTAGATCGGTCATGTTCCACCTTGAGCGTTATTGACGGTTCGACGTCAAGATAATTCAATTGACTAATGGGTCAGTCAATAATATTCGTCTCGCCAACGGATGCAAGAGGTCAAATCATGAAAACTATCCTTGTCATCGCATGGCTGGGTGCGAGCGCGGTCGCGCTGTCCTCATGCGAAAAGCAGGCCGAGAGTGAGACAAAGCCAAAGAACGTCGAGGCTGTCGTGGCCAAGGTCACGCCGGTCGTCGAAAACAACGCCATCACCGGCGAGGTGAGTGCCCGCGTCGAAAGCGACCTGTCTTTCAGGGTCAGCGGACGCATTGTCGAGCGTCTGGTCGACGTCGGGACATCGGTGAAGGCCGGGCAGGTGCTTGCGCGCATGGACGCCGAAGAACAGAAGGCCGATCTCGATGTTGCCACCGCGAACTTGCAGTCAGCGCTCGCGCAGCAAACGCAGGCCCAATTGGCGTTCGACCGCCAGCAGAATCTCTTCAAGACGCAGGTGACGACACGCGCCGCGCTCGATCAGGCCCAGGAAACGCTATTGACTGCCCAGGGAAGCGTGAAGTCGGCGCAAGCTCAACTCGACACGGCACAAGACGCGCTCTCCTATACGGAGCTGCGCGCCGATGCCGATGGCGTCATCACCGCCAGAAACGCAGAAGTGGGGCAGGTCGCGCAAGCCGCACAGCTGGTCTTCACACTTGCGCATGACGGCCCCCGGGACGCTGTCTTCAACGTCTTCGAATCCCTCTATCTCGGGCGAAATCTTGAAAACCAGGTCGCTGTCAGTCCCCTTTCGGCACCATCTCACAGGATGGAGGCTTCCGTGCGCGAAATCTCGCCCACGATCGATGCGTCGACCGGAACGATCAGGGTCAAGGTCGGTCTCGAAGCGGCACCAGACATGCAGCTTGGCGCTCCGGTGGTCGGCTTGTTTCGGTCCACCGCGCGGGACGCAATCGAATTGCCATGGTCGGCAATGGCCTCAAAGAGCGGCAAGCCGGCCGTTTGGATCATCGATCCCGCTTCATCGAACGTGTCGCTGCGCCAGATCGATGTCTCCGGCTATGAGACCGGCCGCTTCGCTGTGCGGACGGGCGTATCTCCGGGCGAAATCGTCGTCGTCGACGGCACGAAATTCTTGCGATCAGGCCAGGCCGTCACATACGACAAGGGAGCTGCAAAATGAATATCCGTATCACAGCCGGCCTTGCGATCTTCGGCTCATTGCTGCTGACGTCCTGCCAGAAACAGGAGGAAGCCCATTACGAGCCGGCGCGTCCCGTGCTTTCCGTTGTCGTCAAGTCCACCGCGGCTTCCGCGCTGACCCTGCCGGGGACGGTCGAGGCCAAGATCGAGACCCAGCTCGCATTTCGGGTCCTGGGGCGGGTTATAGCGCGCAAGGTCAGCGTCGGCGACATCGTCAAAAAGGGCGATGTCGTTGCCGCCATCGATCCGCTGTCGCTGGAGCTTGCGGTCAAGAGCTCGCAATCCGAGCTTTCGAATGCGCAGGCGCAGTTGGCGAATGCCGCATCCACCGAAGAGCGCCAGCGGTCCCTGCTCGAGAGCAGATCG
Above is a window of Rhizobium sp. CCGE531 DNA encoding:
- a CDS encoding efflux RND transporter periplasmic adaptor subunit, encoding MKTILVIAWLGASAVALSSCEKQAESETKPKNVEAVVAKVTPVVENNAITGEVSARVESDLSFRVSGRIVERLVDVGTSVKAGQVLARMDAEEQKADLDVATANLQSALAQQTQAQLAFDRQQNLFKTQVTTRAALDQAQETLLTAQGSVKSAQAQLDTAQDALSYTELRADADGVITARNAEVGQVAQAAQLVFTLAHDGPRDAVFNVFESLYLGRNLENQVAVSPLSAPSHRMEASVREISPTIDASTGTIRVKVGLEAAPDMQLGAPVVGLFRSTARDAIELPWSAMASKSGKPAVWIIDPASSNVSLRQIDVSGYETGRFAVRTGVSPGEIVVVDGTKFLRSGQAVTYDKGAAK
- a CDS encoding TetR/AcrR family transcriptional regulator; translation: MTDLKKLTRAEQKARRPVQILDAAFEEFVERGYVATRVEDIASRVGVTKGTVYVYFETKEQLFEAMIRHISEPLENLLASANELKGTATERLQGNIELIYDLIIRDRKLRELMRFVIAEGSRFPQIVDRHHDIFIEPLERQMQALIDDGISLGEFRPAPAAFGDAIVAPAIAFLFFKLLFDERRTLDRTTYLQAHIDLVMHGLLT